A stretch of Christensenellaceae bacterium DNA encodes these proteins:
- the polC gene encoding DNA polymerase III PolC-type codes for MNAQIKDLAKILDKINSDTRFHEAVRFDRVEYSEQAGELEAFFKTSSHLPPAQFLKLKRELLASCGAGVGVLLDQSDFKDEFCRADDTVEKYIKDLSVLLQPTVLPFVKTASVKLKDNLLHILFDSDMGEGIFLSMGIKDTIEKYLQDTYGIKVIVKSGIAQDAAGEYEPGDDVRKILTEEKKPEEPVKRLAHIELADTEPRTAGRREENAAPRAERETAAPAFTTQVCNLRADEKCTIEGEVVFTEDKELKDGELIKHKFVVCDYSASITCFFLESSKYKTKLVAPKTGQWIVVTGMCSDDPYEHEKTIKVQKIEPSNHKEREDTAEEKRVELHTHTQMSAQDGVSDVRDIIKRAAKWGHKAIAITDHGVVQAFPDAANAAKQNGIRVIYGVEAYMIDDTKKIYDSNSAKAFSDEYVVFDIETTGLSHINCDITEIGAVRVKNGELADRFQTFVKPLKPIPPKIVSLTGITDDMVKDAPTPEEALRAFKEFCGEEAVLVAHNSDFDTKFIFHKSKQFGIEYHNKVVDSLALCRLAFSKLKNHKLNTVAAHLRIPLDHHRAINDAVCTAEIMLHCFEEFEKNGARDMQGVNRLFSEHAGGKNARAYHTIILCKNKRGLRNLYQLISHAHLEHFYRKPRMPKSLIEEHREGIIIGSACEAGELYQAILAGAGQKKLEEIASFYDYLEIQPTGNNAFMVKQGILASEEDIRNCNRRIVKLGKKLGKPVVATCDVHFLDPQDEYFRRIIFQVQGYDDTEQAPLYLRTTDEMLKEFAYLGEETAYEVVVTNSNKIADMTEEIELFQSETAMPSIEGAAEKITELAFKTAKEKYGDPLPELIEARLKRELDSIVGHGFSVLYYSAHRLVKKSNEDGYLVGSRGSVGSSLAATMTGITEVNPLPPHYVCPHCKHSDFDVDKESYAVGVDLPDKNCPICGTKYLKDGYDIPFEVFLGIDADKVPDIDLNFSGEYQPVAHKYTEVLFGEGHVFRAGTISAVQDKIAYGYVKKFLEQTGTYANEAEINRLVQGVSGVKKTTGQHPGGIVIVPQDREIYDFTPVQHPADKADAEWVTTHFDFNSMHDILIKLDILGHDVPTIIRLLQDMTGIDPLTIPLDDKQTMELFSGLKPLKIKPADLLGIQTGTLGIPEFGTKFVRQMLMDTKPTSMAEIIRISGLSHGTDVWLGNAQDLIKAGTCTLKEAICTRDDIMNYLVDHGVEKRTAFFIMEATRKGKIAKNGFSEDMQKALDDAHIAQWFIESCKKIKYMFPKAHAAAYVIMAYRIAYCKVHHPEAFYASYFTVRSGEFDASYVTGGLDDIKKNWQMLENKGKGATANEKNMATMLEVACEMYLRGIHFLPVDLKKSDVDKFLIEEDGLRLPFLSVPKLGLSVAANIAQEREKAEFLSIEDLRKRAKVSASVIEEMQKMGTLTGLTETNQLSLFDL; via the coding sequence TTGAACGCTCAAATCAAGGACCTTGCAAAAATTCTTGATAAAATAAACAGTGATACGCGTTTTCATGAAGCCGTGCGTTTTGACAGGGTAGAGTACTCAGAGCAAGCAGGGGAGTTGGAGGCTTTTTTTAAAACGTCGTCGCATCTGCCGCCCGCACAGTTTTTAAAGCTGAAAAGGGAGCTTCTCGCATCATGCGGCGCAGGGGTGGGCGTCCTGCTTGACCAGTCGGATTTTAAAGACGAATTTTGCAGGGCGGACGATACGGTTGAGAAATATATCAAAGACCTTAGCGTCCTGCTGCAGCCAACGGTCCTGCCTTTTGTGAAAACCGCATCGGTTAAGCTTAAGGACAACCTCCTGCATATCCTTTTCGACAGCGATATGGGCGAGGGTATTTTTTTGTCGATGGGGATTAAGGACACGATCGAAAAATACTTGCAGGATACCTATGGGATCAAAGTGATCGTTAAGTCGGGAATTGCGCAGGACGCGGCGGGCGAATATGAACCGGGCGACGACGTACGAAAAATATTAACGGAAGAGAAAAAGCCGGAAGAACCCGTAAAAAGACTGGCGCATATAGAGCTTGCGGATACGGAACCAAGAACGGCGGGGAGGAGAGAAGAAAATGCCGCGCCGCGCGCGGAGCGCGAAACGGCGGCTCCGGCATTTACGACACAGGTATGCAACCTGCGGGCGGATGAAAAATGCACCATCGAAGGGGAAGTCGTCTTTACGGAAGATAAGGAATTAAAGGATGGGGAGCTGATCAAGCACAAATTTGTCGTATGCGATTACAGCGCAAGCATTACGTGCTTTTTCCTTGAAAGCAGCAAATATAAGACAAAGCTGGTTGCGCCAAAGACGGGCCAGTGGATCGTTGTTACGGGTATGTGCAGTGACGACCCGTACGAGCATGAAAAAACAATCAAGGTGCAAAAGATTGAACCTTCCAACCATAAAGAACGGGAGGATACGGCGGAAGAAAAACGTGTAGAACTCCATACGCATACGCAAATGTCAGCACAGGACGGCGTTTCGGATGTGCGGGATATTATCAAACGGGCGGCCAAATGGGGACACAAAGCGATTGCGATTACCGATCATGGGGTCGTGCAAGCCTTTCCTGATGCGGCCAATGCGGCGAAACAAAACGGCATTCGCGTGATTTACGGCGTGGAAGCGTATATGATCGACGATACCAAGAAAATATATGATTCAAATTCCGCAAAGGCGTTTTCAGACGAATATGTCGTATTCGATATTGAAACGACGGGACTTTCGCATATTAATTGTGATATTACGGAAATCGGGGCGGTGCGCGTGAAAAACGGCGAATTGGCGGATCGTTTTCAAACTTTCGTGAAGCCGCTAAAGCCCATACCGCCAAAAATCGTTTCCCTGACAGGAATTACGGACGATATGGTAAAGGACGCGCCGACACCGGAAGAAGCCTTGCGCGCCTTTAAAGAATTTTGCGGGGAAGAGGCTGTTTTAGTAGCACATAACTCGGATTTTGATACTAAGTTTATTTTCCATAAATCCAAACAGTTTGGGATAGAATACCATAATAAGGTCGTGGACTCGCTTGCGCTGTGCAGGCTCGCTTTTTCTAAGCTTAAAAACCATAAGCTTAATACGGTGGCGGCGCATTTGCGTATTCCGCTGGACCATCACCGCGCGATTAATGATGCGGTTTGCACGGCGGAAATCATGCTTCACTGCTTTGAAGAATTTGAGAAAAACGGCGCACGGGACATGCAGGGCGTAAACCGGCTGTTTTCGGAGCATGCTGGCGGTAAAAACGCGCGGGCATACCACACGATTATTCTTTGTAAAAACAAACGAGGCCTGCGCAACCTGTATCAGTTGATTTCGCATGCGCATCTGGAGCATTTTTACAGGAAGCCGCGTATGCCGAAAAGCCTGATCGAGGAACATCGGGAGGGGATTATTATCGGTTCCGCCTGTGAGGCGGGAGAGCTTTATCAGGCGATTCTGGCGGGAGCAGGCCAAAAGAAACTCGAAGAGATCGCGTCTTTTTACGATTATCTGGAAATACAGCCGACGGGCAACAACGCCTTTATGGTAAAGCAGGGGATCCTTGCAAGCGAAGAGGACATCAGGAATTGCAACCGCAGGATCGTAAAGTTGGGTAAAAAGCTCGGTAAACCGGTGGTAGCAACGTGCGACGTACATTTTCTCGATCCGCAGGATGAATATTTCCGGCGTATCATTTTCCAGGTACAAGGGTATGACGATACAGAGCAGGCCCCTTTATATTTGCGCACCACTGATGAAATGCTAAAAGAATTTGCTTACCTCGGAGAGGAGACGGCATATGAGGTGGTGGTGACTAACTCCAACAAGATTGCCGATATGACGGAAGAGATTGAGCTTTTCCAGTCGGAGACGGCGATGCCAAGCATTGAGGGCGCGGCGGAAAAGATTACCGAACTCGCCTTTAAGACGGCAAAGGAAAAATACGGAGATCCACTGCCTGAACTGATCGAAGCAAGACTAAAGCGGGAGCTGGACTCGATTGTAGGCCACGGTTTTTCCGTGCTGTATTACAGCGCGCACAGGTTGGTTAAAAAATCAAATGAAGACGGATACCTGGTTGGCTCCAGAGGGTCGGTCGGATCAAGCCTGGCGGCTACGATGACGGGGATTACGGAGGTCAATCCGCTTCCGCCGCACTATGTTTGCCCCCATTGTAAGCATTCGGATTTTGATGTGGATAAGGAAAGCTATGCGGTAGGGGTCGATCTTCCGGATAAAAACTGTCCGATATGCGGAACGAAGTATCTGAAAGACGGCTATGATATACCGTTCGAGGTGTTTTTGGGGATCGACGCAGATAAGGTGCCTGATATTGACCTTAACTTTTCAGGGGAATACCAGCCGGTCGCGCATAAATATACAGAGGTGCTGTTCGGCGAGGGGCATGTTTTTCGTGCGGGAACGATCAGCGCGGTCCAGGACAAAATCGCATATGGTTACGTGAAGAAATTTCTGGAACAAACGGGAACATACGCCAACGAAGCGGAAATCAACCGGCTGGTGCAAGGCGTTTCCGGCGTCAAAAAGACGACGGGCCAGCACCCCGGCGGTATCGTTATTGTACCGCAGGACCGAGAAATATACGATTTTACGCCTGTGCAGCATCCGGCTGACAAGGCGGACGCTGAATGGGTAACCACGCATTTTGATTTTAACTCCATGCACGATATTCTGATCAAGCTGGATATACTGGGCCATGATGTTCCGACCATCATAAGGCTGCTGCAGGATATGACGGGTATCGATCCGCTGACGATCCCGCTTGACGACAAACAGACGATGGAATTGTTTTCGGGCCTGAAGCCCCTGAAAATAAAACCGGCGGATTTGCTCGGAATACAGACGGGAACACTGGGGATACCAGAGTTCGGTACAAAATTTGTACGTCAGATGCTGATGGATACCAAGCCGACCAGTATGGCGGAAATTATCCGTATCAGTGGGCTTTCCCATGGCACGGACGTATGGCTGGGGAATGCGCAGGATCTGATCAAAGCGGGAACGTGCACCTTAAAAGAAGCGATCTGTACCCGTGACGATATTATGAACTATCTGGTCGACCACGGCGTGGAAAAACGCACCGCTTTCTTTATTATGGAAGCGACGAGAAAGGGCAAGATCGCCAAAAACGGCTTTTCTGAGGATATGCAAAAGGCGCTGGACGACGCGCATATCGCCCAGTGGTTTATCGAGTCCTGTAAAAAGATCAAATATATGTTCCCCAAGGCGCACGCGGCGGCATATGTTATTATGGCTTACCGTATCGCTTACTGTAAGGTCCATCATCCGGAGGCGTTTTATGCCTCCTACTTTACCGTCCGTTCGGGAGAGTTTGACGCTTCTTATGTGACGGGAGGGCTGGACGACATCAAAAAGAATTGGCAAATGCTTGAAAACAAGGGGAAAGGCGCCACGGCTAATGAAAAGAATATGGCGACAATGCTGGAAGTGGCGTGTGAAATGTATCTACGCGGTATCCATTTTCTGCCTGTTGACCTGAAAAAATCCGATGTCGATAAGTTTTTGATTGAAGAGGACGGGCTGCGGCTGCCGTTTTTATCCGTGCCCAAACTGGGTCTTTCCGTAGCGGCGAACATTGCGCAGGAACGTGAGAAAGCCGAGTTCCTGTCGATCGAGGATTTGCGCAAGCGGGCCAAGGTCTCTGCATCCGTAATAGAAGAAATGCAAAAAATGGGTACGCTTACGGGCCTCACGGAAACAAACCAGCTAAGCCTTTTCGATTTGTAA